In Manis javanica isolate MJ-LG chromosome X, MJ_LKY, whole genome shotgun sequence, the DNA window tatcaccttttggtgcgagaataaccacatgcgcgcacactggaacatgatcatgacccataacaacgagaactacacgtgttcagcaaaatcaggtccagagtcacctaattccctttttccaccttctccagtatgcgtataccccccatttctgtttatcttatccaatagtagctttgactcctgctccaatgaaacctgctttctgtctcagtgttgggatgcgcgtaactttaccaatgctttggtagtccgcatcccccgttgggtccctgttcccgtagacgcccctaacaccatgactctgtttcgagaaaggcgcgatttcggtgttacagccgccatagtgctcctgatctccgcgaccgcggtcgcagccaccgccgctggtatagctttagacacctccatcaaatcggctacagagctcaataaccttgcagcctcagtagcttctgccctggaccaacagtccacacttgatggcaaactgaaaggaggaataatgatcctcaatcaacgcatagatctcgtggaggaacaaatagaggtgctctggcaaatggcccaattgggatgtgagcggaaatatcgtgccctctgcatcactagcattcaatataaaaattttacacgggcagctaatctgtcacgagacctgtcccagtatctttcaggaaactggtcccaagacttcgatgggacactagaagagctgtggcgagaaattatccacatcaactccacccgtctagatatctccgtagcggaaggactctcttcctggttcctcagagctctctcccacgtcaaggagtgggcgggcatggctgggatgggcgtgttcctgcttggaggtctcatgctcttactctggttgttatgcagactccgcaaccaacataagcaggacaaggtgatccttgctcaagccctaatggcgatagacattggcgcctctccccaagtgtggctcaacatgcttaagaaggaagctcggctttagcttgaggtagctcttgcaccctgagcccatgtggcactgcaccaggcccgagtacctcaatgcttaatcacagctttctttaagaagctcatggtgcaagagggttgagaaaaagggtccaaaccctttgtaccaagcggtcccaacgccagccagaggatgcgaggcaaagcactgcaagaggtcttggacccctctgagaggcatgcctgactgcataggggtagatgcccagaacccctctccaaaaagggggcatcaggaagtatgatggaggtcaggcctctgtctccgcctctgctggcaagttccgccttgagcttctgttagacaaaaaagggggagatgttggcagccacgctcagaaaatagcgcccaatgcagggcagccggaaggccccgaacttcctaatgacaaatcatcccacaccactaaactacatgctaattgcgccttggcataaggaccaatgagacccaccaaatggttatgctaataaggcatatggagccgcaccaaccaggtcagagcatgagaactatataagcaagcctctccttcccctctgggtcctgcccaactcatttgtttcacaaagagctgaagaataaagctttctgcagaagaatcctgctgttgttgcatgctgttcttgccggcgaggacagggcacgcgacacaagcaaaagttgagggaatttgcctcccacaaaccacctctacagggcatcctacagggactgctctagatgggagcactcctaaaaagagcacagaacagaacacccaacatatgaagaagggaggaggaggaataagaagggagagaaataaagaatcttcaaaccacatttataatagctcaacaagcaagttaagttagacagtaagatagtaaagaagctaacccagaacatttggtaaccacaaacataaagcctgcaatggcaataagttcatacctctcaataatcaccctaaatgtaaatggactgaatgcaccaatcaaaagacacagagtaatagaatggataaaaaagcaagatccatccatatgctgcttacaagagactcacctcaaacccaaagacatgcacagacttaaagtcaagggatggaaaaagatattcatgcaaacaacagacagaagaaagcaggcgttgcaattctggtatcagacaaaacagacttaaaaataaagaaagtaaccaaagacaaagaaggacattacataatgataaagggctcagtccaataagaggatataaccattataaatatatatgcacccaatacaggagcaccaacatacctgaaacaaatactaacagaactaaaggaagaaatagaatgaaatgcattcattctaggagacttcaacacaccactcactccaaaggacaaatccaccagacagaaaataagtaaggacacagaggcactgaacaacacactagaacagatggacctaacagacatctatagaactctacatccaaaagcaacaggatacacattcttctcaagtgcacatggaacattctccagaatagaccacatactaggccacaaaaagagcctcagtaaattccaaaagattgaaatcctaccaaccaacttttcagaccacaaaggcataaaactagaaataaattgtacaaagaaagcaaaaaggctcacaaacacatggaggcttaacaacacactcctaaataatcaatggatcaatgatcaaatcaaaatggagatccagcaatatatggaaacaaatgacaacaacaacactaagccccaactactgtgggacacagaaaaagcagtcttaagaggaaagtatatagcaatccaggcatatttaaaaaaggaagaacaatcccaaataaatcgtctaatgtcacaattatcaaaattggaaacagaagaacaaatgaggcctaaggtgagcagaaggagggacataataaagatcagagaagaaataaataaaattgagaagaataaaacaatagcaaaaa includes these proteins:
- the LOC140847417 gene encoding uncharacterized protein; translated protein: MTSLYLLTLLLTLETPTQGVLRLGILSAFPKPMPVRFNAAVFPRFFTTNASMNLPYLVKDTLVAPLGENRSFVTNGSLCFTAQNLAGCISLKRRKYGWFSDIILEASSLPVMSAKFEGPNKEGSPPYKNMTIHQMVLWINGTFVHSPRNNSTDRPRQPKYASHCVGDYEGELWPWTDSQSTVVTWATERQEFTISPDMEGRPANEAWWPVKVLEGEFRQQLSMNPFHKWMLCGVNGSCTDLSPFSALQGGGIGVKNITFWCENNHMRAHWNMIMTHNNENYTCSAKSGPESPNSLFPPSPVCVYPPFLFILSNSSFDSCSNETCFLSQCWDARNFTNALVVRIPRWVPVPVDAPNTMTLFRERRDFGVTAAIVLLISATAVAATAAGIALDTSIKSATELNNLAASVASALDQQSTLDGKLKGGIMILNQRIDLVEEQIEVLWQMAQLGCERKYRALCITSIQYKNFTRAANLSRDLSQYLSGNWSQDFDGTLEELWREIIHINSTRLDISVAEGLSSWFLRALSHVKEWAGMAGMGVFLLGGLMLLLWLLCRLRNQHKQDKVILAQALMAIDIGASPQVWLNMLKKEARL